The DNA segment AAGGTGGAACGCATGAATTTGGGTTCAAGACAGCCTTAACACGTGTGATAAATGATTACGCAAAAAAGAACAAAATAATTAAAGAAAATGAAGAGAATCTAACAGGTGAAGATGTACGTGAAGGCTTAACGATCGTCTTATCCATTAAACACCCTGATCCTCAGTTTGAGGGACAAACGAAAACAAAATTAGGAAACTCTGAAGCCCGTACCATTACAGACCGACTATTCTCTGCGCATTTTGATAAATTCTTGATGGAAAACCCACAAGTAGCTCGTCAAATCGTTGAAAAAGGATTGTTAGCAGCTAGAGCTCGTTTAGCTGCCAAAAGAGCTCGTGAAGTAACGCGTAAAAAGAGTGGATTAGAAATCAGTAATCTTCCTGGTAAGTTAGCAGATTGTTCGAGTAAAGATCCGACTATCAGCGAATTATTCATTGTTGAGGGAGATTCTGCCGGCGGTTCTGCTAAGCAAGGACGTTCGAGACTCTTTCAAGCGATCTTACCAATTCGTGGAAAAATCTTAAACGTAGAAAAAGCAACACTGGATAGAATTTTAGCGAATGAAGAAATCCGTTCGTTGTTTACAGCAATGGGAACAGGATTTGGAAATGACTTTGATGTTTCTAAAGCGCGTTACCATAAATTAGTTATTATGACAGATGCCGATGTCGATGGAGCACATATTCGTACATTATTATTGACTTTATTCTATCGTTACATGCGTCCAGTAGTTGAAGCGGGATATGTTTACATCGCTCAGCCGCCTTTATACCAAGTACGCCAAGGTAAAAAAATGGTCTATTTGGATTCAGAAGAAGAGCTGGATAATTATTTGAAAGAAATACCTCTTTCACCAAAACCTGTCATTCAACGATACAAAGGTCTTGGAGAAATGGATGCTGAACAATTATGGGAAACAACCATGAATCCAGAAAACAGACGGATGTTGCAAGTCACAGTTGATGATGCTATTGAAGCAGATAAAAGTTGTGATATGTTAATGGGTGACCGTGTTGAACCAAGACGTCTATTCATTGAAGAAAATGCACGTTACGTACAAAATTTAGATATTTAATCCAAATAGGAGGACAATAAAGAATGGCTGAAGAATTTAAAGAGAATATAAAAGGTATTGAACTAAGCCATGAAATGCGCACATCTTTCCTTGATTATGCAATGAGTGTTATTGTAGCTCGTGCATTGCCGGATGTACGAGATGGATTGAAACCAGTCCATCGTCGTATTTTATATGGGATGAGTGAATTGGGCGTGACCCCAGATAAAGCGCATAAAAAGTCAGCACGTATTGTTGGGGATGTTATGGGTAAATACCATCCTCATGGAGATAGTGCGATTTATGAATCTATGGTTCGTATGGCACAAAACTGGAGTTACCGCTATCCGTTAGTGGATGGTCATGGAAACTTTGGATCAGTGGATGGCGATGGAGCTGCAGCAATGCGGTATACAGAGGCTCGTATGACAAAAATGGCATTAGAAATGTTGCGCGATATCAATAAAGATACAATTGATTACCATGATAACTATGATGGATCAGAACGTGAACCAGATGTATTACCGGCTCGCTTTCCTAATCTACTTGTAAATGGTGTCACCGGTATTGCTGTTGGTATGGCTACTAATATTCCTCCGCACAATTTAACTGAAGTTATTTCTGCATTACACATTTTGATGAAAAACCCCGATGCAACCACGGCTGATTTGATGGAAGCTATACCAGGTCCTGATTTCCCAACCGGTGGATTAGTAATGGGTAAATCTGGAATCAGAAAAGCCTATGAAACAGGTAAAGGTTCTATTATGGTTCGAGCTAAAGTTGAAATTGAAATACTAAAAAATGGCAAAGAACGCATTATTGTGCATGAATTACCATATATGGTAAATAAAGCACGATTAGTAGAGCGTATAGCTGATTTAGCTAGAGACAAACGAATCGAAGGTATTACTGATTTAGCAGATGAATCCGACCGTGATGGTATGCGTGTTGTGATTGATGTTAGACGTGATGTTAGTGCGAGTGTAGTCTTAAATAATCTATATAAATTAACTTCATTACAAACATCTTTTGGCTTTAACATGTTAGCAATTGTGAATGGTGTTCCAAAAGTATTGAGTTTGAAATCAATTCTTGAAGAATACTTGAAGCACCAAGAAATAGTTATTCGTAGAAGAACAGCTTACGATAAACGTAAAGCTGAGGCACGAGCACACATCTTAGAAGGTTTAAGAATAGCGTTAGACCATATTGATGAAATCATTCGAATTATACGTGGTTCAAAAACTGGTGATATCGCTAAAACGACTTTAATTGAGACGTACGGTTTATCAGAGAAACAATCACAAGCTATTTTAGATATGCGAATGGTTCGATTAACTGGTTTAGAAAGAGACAAAATCGAAGCAGAGTATACTGAATTGATGGCTTTAATCGCTGATATGGCTGATATCTTGGCTAATCCAGAACGTGTACACACTATTATTGAAACGGAACTTCTTGAAGTTCAAGAAAGATTTGGAGATGCTCGTCGTACTGAATTGTTAGTAGGAGAAGTATTAAGTCTGGAAGATGAAGATCTGATTGAAGAAGAAGATATTGTGATTACGTTGACTAGCAAAGGTTATATCAAACGTCTTCCAAGTTCTGAATTCAAATCACAAAGACGTGGCGGACGCGGAGTACAGGGGATGGGTGTTCATGATGATGATTTCATTGAAACCTTAGTTTCTTGCTCTACTCATGATACCTTATTATTCTTTACGAATAACGGGAAAGTCTACCGTTCAAAAGGATACGAAATCCCTGAATATGGCCGTACAGCTAAAGGAATCCCTGTTATCAACTTACTAGGAGTCGACTCAGGTGAAACTGTTCAAGCGGTTATAAACGTCAGAGGAGAAGCTGAAGAAGGACTGTACTTGTTCTTTACGACTCGTCTTGGAACAGTTAAACGTACGGATGTAAAAGCCTTTTCTAATATCCGAAGCAATGGTCTAAAAGCTATTGTACTAAAAGAAAATGATGAATTGATGTCTGTTTCTGTAACAAATGGAGATCAAAACATTATCATTGGAACACATATGGGTTATGCTGTAAGTTTCCATGAAAAAGATGTCCGAAATATGGGTAGAACTGCTGGCGGTGTTCGTGGTATTCGCTTAAGAGAAAATGATTACGTCATTGGAGTAGATCTATTAACTGAGGACTCGGAAGTTTTAATTATTACAGAAAAAGGGTATGGAAAACGTACCAAAGCAAGTGAATATGCTATTAAAGGCCGTGGCGGAAAAGGAATTAAAACAGCTAATATCACAAGTAAAAATGGTAATCTAGCTGGTTTAACGACTGTCAAAGGCGACGAAGATATTATGTTGATAACAAATACAGGTGTTATCATTCGTTTCAATGTCTCTGCAGTATCTCAAACTGGCCGTGCAACATTAGGTGTACGTGTTATTCGAGTAGCTGAAGATGTTAAAGTGTCAACTATGGCAAAAGTAGATGCAGAAGTTATCAAAGAAGAAATGGATGAAGCAGGAATCATTTCTGAATCGCCGTCTATAGAAGATAGTGAACTAAACGAATCGATTCAAGAAAATGATACTTCAAACAATTCTGATAACGATACAGAAGGCAACAATGACCTAACTGAAGATTAAAAGAGTAGAGAGAATGAGATCAATAGATCATTCTCTCTATTTTTTTGTTGTTTGACAAATGGTGTAGGTGTGTTTCAAAAGAAATTTATTTTGGAATAAACGGGTTTGCTTGTAGCCATAGTTATTAAAAAGTATTATATATAAGTGTAATTCAAGTATTGATGTCTAGAATGAAATGTGCTATACTAAACGGACGTGAGTAATCTAAAGAAACATTATTAGAATACTCTCCTTGCTCTGTAAAAAGAGCCAAAGTCCATAAGGAGGTGACAGTCAAGATGAGTAAAACAGCAAAATACGAAATTTTATACATTATCCGTCCAAACATCGAAGAAGCTGAAAAAGCAGCTTTAGTTGAACGCTTTGACACTATTTTAAAAGATAATGGTGCTGAAATCACTGAATCTAAAGACTGGTCGAAACGTCGTTTTGCTTACGAAATCAAAGATTTCCACGAAGGAATCTACCATATCGTAAAACTTACTGCTAATGATGCAGCTGCAATTAACGAATTCGATCGTTTGTCTAAAATCAGTTCTGATATTCTGCGTCATATGACAATTAGAGAAGAAGACTAAGCAAAAAATGTTTCACATGAAACATTTTTATCGGAAGGAGTGGATAATGTGATTAACAATGTTGTTTTAGTTGGAAGATTAACAAAAGATGCTGATTTAAGATACACTTCAAATGGCACAGCGGTAGCAACTTTTTCACTGGCTGTAAACAGACAGTTTACAAACCAAAAAGGTGAAAGAGATGCCGATTTTATCAACTGTGTAATTTGGAGAAAGAGTGCTGAATCATTTGCAAACTTCACCAGAAAAGGTGCATTAGTAGGTGTAGAAGGCCGTATCCAAACACGTTCTTATGATAATCAACAAGGGCAACGTGTATATGTTACAGAAGTAGTTGTTGAAACGTTCTCATTATTAGAATCAAAATCTAAAAATGACCAACGTAAAGATCAAAATGACTCTCAAGCTCAATCGGGATCATACGGTTCTCAACAAAAACCTTATAACAATAACACACAAAGTAATTCACAAGAAGCTCCCCGTAACCAACAATATCAAAATTTTGGAAACTCTGATCCTTTTGAAAAGAGCGGACAACCGATTGATATTTCAGATGACGATTTACCATTCTAAAAAGAATGGGACGTAAAGGAGGAATATGAAATGGCTCAACAACGTAGAGGCGGGAAAAAACGCCGTAAAGTTGATTTCTTTGCAGCAAACCACATCGAACACGTGGACTACAAAGATATTGACCTATTGAAACGTTTTATCTCTGAAAGAGGTAGAATTTTACCGCGCCGTGTTACTGGAACATACGCGAAAAACCAACGTAAATTAACTAAAGCAATCAAACGTGCTCGTATTATGGGATTATTACCTTTCGTAACTGACGAACAATAAAAAGATGAAGAGTTGAGGCAAATGTCTCGACTCTTTTTATTTTTTCATTCAACTATCATTCTGATTCTGAAAGATACTTAACAGAAGAAATGTTTCACGTGAAACATTTCCGAAAGGATTGTTTCATGTGAAACAAGTTGTCTACTTAGAGAACAAGTGGTAAAATAGAGGTTGAACTTTAATTAGGAGAGAGATGGAAAAAGGGGCCTGTTATGAATAAGAAACTATCTCAAGAAAAATTTCCGGAATTCTTAAATGATAAAAAAATTCAAACTATTATAGCCATTATAATGGTGTTTCAGTTAGTTATAATTGTTTTAGGATTTATCGCTAACATTGGAATCGGTTTAGCGTTACTAGTTATTTTTATAGTGGTATTATTTTTATTGTATGATTTGGCAAAGAAATTAGCCATTGAAAACAAAAAATACATTTCAGATTTAGCTTTTCGAATTAAGCGCGGAGAGCAAGAAGCTTTGATAAAAATGCCCATTGGTATTCTTTTATTTAATGAAAACTTACAATTGCAATGGATTAATCCTTATCTTCAATCGCATTTAGGTTACCAAGAAGTGCTAGGTAAGCAGTTAGAAGATGTTGATAGCGAATTAGCAATACTTGTCAAAGAAAGCCGAGACTCTGGATTGAAAAAAGCAAAATGGGGCGACAAAGTTTTTCAAATAATTGTTCAAAAAGATATTAGAGTTGTTTATCTTATGGACATTACAGAATACGCTAACATTCAATCAAAGTACGAGGAAGAACAAATTGTTATTGGAAATATATTTGTCGATAATCATGATGAAATTACTCAAGGAATGACCGATAGAAATATATCTAATTTGGATAACTTTATTACAACTCAATTATCTAATTGGGCTAAGTCACATCATGTGTACTTAAAACGCATAACAGAAGATCGCTTTATCGTTATGATGCACAAGAGGTCTTTAGCTAAAATGGAAGAAGAAAAATTTAGTATTATCGATCAAATTAGAGAGAGAACTTCAAAACAAAATTTCCCTCTAACGTTGAGTATTGGTATTGCGTATGGATCTGAAGATTTAAGTGAATTATCTAAATTAGCCCAAAGTAATTTAGATTTGGCTTTAGGTAGAGGTGGAGACCAGGTTGTTGTAAAAGGTTATGATGCTGAACCGCGTTATTATGGCGGAAAAACAAATCCTATGGAGAAAAGAACACGCGTTCGCTCCCGGATGATTAGTCAAGCACTTCAAGAATTAATGAAACAATCTGATCAAATTTTTATTATGGGACATAGATATCCTGATTTGGATGCCATTGGTGCTTCATTAGGTATTAGAAGGATTGCTGAAATGAATAACAAAGAAGCTTGGGTTATTGTAAATCCAGATGAATTTAGCAAAGATATCTCTAAGTTAATGAAAGAAGTAGAAAAGGACAATGAAATTAGCCGATATATTATAACACCTGCTGTTGCTGAACAAATGATTACAAATAATAGTTTAGTTGTGTTAGTTGATTTTCATCGTCCGTCTATGGGGATAGCTCCAGATTTAATTTCTCGAACAAATAAGGTAGTTGTTATTGATCATCATCGTCGTGGAGAAGCTTTTCCAGAAAATCCAGCTTTAGTTTACATCGAACCTTATGCTTCCTCGTCAGCTGAACTGATTACAGAGCTGTTCGAATACCAATCGGAAGAAGCAGATCCCATAAATAAGATTGAGGCTACTGCGCTATTAGGCGGAATTATTGTAGATACCAATAGTTTTTCTCTCAGAACAGGATCTCGTACTTTTGATGCTGCAAGTTATCTAAGGTCTTGCGGTGCAGATGCAGTTATGATCCAACGACTATTGAAAGAAGATAAAGAAACCTACCTTCTTCGTAGTCATTTAATTGAAACCATTGAATTTGTTACTAAAAATATAGCCGTTGCTGTTGGTGAAGAGAATGCTGTTTATGATACAGTGGTAGCAGCACAAACAGCTGATACCATGCTTTCAATGTCTAACGTAGATGCAGCTTTTGTAATCACTAAGCGTACAGATAATAAAATTGGCATAAGTGCCCGCAGTTTAGGCGAAATAAACGTTCAAGTTATTATGGAACAGCTAGGTGGCGGCGGACACTTATCTAATGCAGCTACGCAATTAGAAAATATTACGATAAAAGAAGCAAAAGAACAATTGCGTGAGGTTATTTTAAACAAAACTAAGGAGGAATAACATTATGAAAGTTATATTTTTAGCAGATGTAAAAGGTAAAGGTAAAAAAGGCGAGGTAAAAAACGTTGCTGATGGATATGCACATAACTTTTTATTGAAAAACAACTTAGCGAAAGAAGCTACTTCAGCTAGCATAAGTGAATTAAATGGTAAAATAAAAGCTGACGAGAAAAAAGAAGAAGAGATTCTACAAGAAGCTAAAAAGGTAAAAGAATTTCTCGAAAAAGATGAAAATGCAATCGAGATCAAAACTAAAGCAGCTGAAGATGGTCGTTTGTTTGGTTCCGTTACAACAAAACAAATCGCTGCTGCAGCTCAAAAACAGTTAAACATAAAACTTGATAAACGTAAAATTGAGTTGCCTGTTCCTATTAGAAGTTTAACGTCAATGAAAATTGATGTAAAAATTCACCCAGAAGTAGTTGCCACTATAACGGTAAGAGTCTTACCAGAAAATTAAATTAGCAAAAAAAGCATTTGGCTCAGTAGCATTATAAGAGTCAAATGCTTTTTTTTAAACTAACAATTATGGAACGAATGTTCTGTTTTCTAGATTGTGTTTCAAGTCCTTTTAAGGTAAAATAATAGAATTGAATACAACTATTTTACGGAAAATAATCGTACTGTTGATAGTGAAAGGGAGAGAATTTATTGGTACAAGAAGCTTTTCAAGATCGCTTACCACCACAGAGTATAGAGGCAGAACAAGCAGTTTTAGGTTCAATATTTTTAGATCCTGAAACGGTTGTCGGTGCTTTAGAATTTATTGAGTCTAAAGATTTTTATCGTCGGGGACATCAATTGATTTTTCAAGCAATGTTAGAATTAAATAACCATAATGAAGCTATTGATATCGTTACGGTAACCAATGCATTAGAATCTAAAAATCAGTTAGAAGACATTGGTGGAATGGCTTATCTAGCCGAGTTAGCTGTGTCAGTTCCAACAGCTGCTAATATGGAATATTACGCAAAGATAGTAGAACAAAAAGCTATTTTAAGAAATTTGATCCATACAGCAACAGATATTGTTACTAAAGGATATGAAGAAGGAGATGAGCTAGCTTCAATTCTAGATGAGGCAGAGCGCAGTATTCTAGAAGTATCTGAAAGACGTAACAGAAGCGGTTTTTTAGCCATCTCAGACGTGTTGAACAGTTCTATTGCTCAGATAGATCAACTTTATCAAAATAATGAAGAAATTACAGGTTTGCCGACTGGTTATCAAGCTTTAGATAAAATGACAGCTGGACTTCAAAAAGAAGAATTGATTATTTTAGCTGCGCGTCCCGCTGTAGGGAAAACGGCATTTGCTTTAAATATTGCTCAAAATATTGGAACAAAGACGGATGAAACAGTTGCCATTTTTAGTTTAGAAATGGGAGCAGAATCATTGGTCAATCGGATGCTTTGTGCAGAAGGAAGTATAGATGCTGGCCATTTGAGAACGGGGACATTATCAGAAGAAGAATGGCAAAGCCTGATTGTAGCTATGGGTAGTTTATCAAAAGCCAACATTTACATCGATGATACACCAGGGATTAGAATAGCTGAAATTCGTGCTAAATGTCGTCGATTAAAACAAGAAAAAGGTAACCTTGGCTTGGTATTAATTGATTATCTGCAATTAATTGAAGGTACTGGACGTGAAAGTAGACAACAAGAAGTCTCTGAAATTTCTCGTCAGTTAAAAAAATTAGCAAAAGAATTAAAAGTTCCGGTTATAGCGTTGTCCCAATTATCGCGTGGTGTGGAACAACGGCAAGATAAACGTCCAGTTTTAAGTGATATTCGTGAATCTGGATCAATCGAACAAGATGCTGATATCGTAGCCTTCTTATACCGTGATGACTATTATGATCGCGAAGAGGGAGAAGATGACGACGATCATGGATCAGCCGGTGAAGACAATGTGATAGAAGTCATTATCGAAAAAAACAGAAGTGGTGCCAGGGGTACAGTTAAACTTTTATTTATAAAAGAGTACAATAAGTTTTCTTCATTAAGTTATTATCCAGATGATATGGCACAACGCTAAAAAAGACTCATGCGAAATAATGTTCGCATTTTGTCTTTTTTTTTAAGAAATAAAAAATTAATGTTCGTTTATTTCGGTTTTTTTAGTTAAAATAAAATTAAATATTCGTTTTTTGTTGAAACAATCATCATTTACTGCTAAAATTAATAAGTATTTGGGTAAAAAAAAATTAATGAGGTGTTCATATGTCTTCAGTAGTAGTCGTTGGTACACAATGGGGCGATGAAGGAAAAGGTAAAATTACGGACTTTCTAAGTGAAAACGCGGAAGTCATTGCACGTTATCAAGGTGGTGACAATGCCGGACACACTATTCAATTTGATGGTGAAACTTACAAATTGCATTTAATCCCATCAGGAATTTTCTCTAAAGATAAAATCAGTGTTATTGGAAATGGTGTTGTTGTAAACCCTAAAGCACTTATTAAAGAGTTAGCTTATTTACATGACAAAGGAATAACAACAGAGAATCTACGTATTTCTGATCGTGCTCATGTTATCCTGCCTTACCATATTCAATTAGATCAATTACAAGAAGATTCTAAAGGCGATCAAAAACTTGGAACAACGATCAAAGGAATTGGACCAGCATATATGGATAAAGCGGCTCGTATTGGTATCCGAATTGCTGATTTACTAGATAAAGAAATTTTTGAAGAACGCTTACGCATTAATTTGGAAGAAAAAAATCGTAGTTTTGTAAAAATGTATGATTCTACTGCAATTGACTTTGAAGATGTTTTCGAAGAGTATTATCAATATGGCCAAGAACTTAAACAGTATGTTTGTGATACATCAGTAGTATTAAATGATGCTTTAGATGATGGTAAACGTGTCTTATTTGAGGGAGCTCAAGGGGTTATGTTGGATATTGATCAAGGGACGTATCCATTCGTTACTTCTTCTAATCCAGTAGCTGGTGGAGTAACTATCGGTAGTGGTGTTGGTCCTTCAAAAATTGATAAAGTAGTTGGCGTATGTAAAGCCTACACTTCACGTGTTGGAGACGGTCCGTTCCCAACAGAATTATTTGACGAAGTAGGACAACGTATCCGTGATGTTGGTCGTGAATATGGTACAACTACTGGACGTCCACGTCGTATTGGTTGGTTTGATACTGTAGTGATGCGTCATTCAAAACGAGTATCTGGAATCACTAATCTTTCTTTAAACTCAATTGATGTTTTAAGTGGTTTAGAGACGGTTAAGATCTGTACAGCTTATGAACGCAATGGAGAAGAAATTTTACATTATCCAGCAAGTTTAAAAGAGTTAGCTGAATGTACGCCAATCTACGAAGAATTACCAGGTTGGAGTGAAGATATTACCAAATGTCGTACTTTAGCAGAGCTTCCTGAAAATGCAAGAAATTATGTACATCGTATTTCTGAATTAGTAGGTGTTCGTATTTCAACGTTCTCAGTTGGACCTGACCGCGACCAAACAAACATCTTAGAAAGTGTTTGGGCACAAGTATAATAAATTATAGATTAACCAAGCAAAAGCTTTTTTGTTTGGTTAATCTTTTTTATTTAATAAAAGTTAGAAAAAGGATCTTTTTCGGCTATTTTTTTTACATAAAAACAATAAAATGTGTTAAACTATATTTTGTAAGAAAAAAGGTAAAAAATGGGTTGTTAGCTCAGTTGGTAGAGCAGCTGACTCTTAATCAGCGGGTCGAGGGTTCGAATCCCCCACATCCCATTGGGTGCCAAACCCACGAGACGAATAAACGTTGGTGCGAAAGCATTTCGAAAACGTTTATTGCGTCTCTTTTTTATTTTCTAAATATATCTGCGTTGAACTATTTGTAGAAAAATGAAAAGAGATTTATACTGAATAAGAATAAATAGTTAGGATTATATATAAGGAGTGAAGTAAGTGGTTGAGTTTTTTAGTTCTTTAAGTCCTATAGTACAAACGATAATTGCATCGCTTTTTACATGGGGAATGACAGCGTTAGGAGCTGCTTTAGTATTTTCTACTAAAAATGTGAATCAAAAGTTAATGGATGGCATGCTAGGTTTTGCTGGAGGAGTAATGATTGCAGCAAGTTTTTGGTCACTTTTATCACCTGCTATTTCCATGGCTGAAAGTGGTCCACTTCCGGCATGGGTGCCTGCAGCTATTGGTTTTATGTTAGGAGGCCTCTTTTTATGGAGTGCGGATAATTTATTGCCCCATTTAAACCCAAATATGCCTCCATCAGAAGCTGAAGGGGTTAATCCTCAAAAGAGAAAACGAAGTACTTTATTAGTTTTAGCCATTACAATGCACAATATACCAGAAGGATTAGCAGTAGGGGTCGCATTTGGTTCAGTTGCAGCAGGTAATCCCGAAGCTTCTATCGCAGGTGCAGTTGCTTTAGCTATTGGTATGGGTATTCAAAATTTTCCAGAAGGAACAGCTGTTTCTATGCCATTAAGACGTGATGGTATGTCCAGAGCCAAAAGTTTTTACTATGGACAACTT comes from the Carnobacterium sp. 17-4 genome and includes:
- a CDS encoding ZIP family metal transporter — encoded protein: MVEFFSSLSPIVQTIIASLFTWGMTALGAALVFSTKNVNQKLMDGMLGFAGGVMIAASFWSLLSPAISMAESGPLPAWVPAAIGFMLGGLFLWSADNLLPHLNPNMPPSEAEGVNPQKRKRSTLLVLAITMHNIPEGLAVGVAFGSVAAGNPEASIAGAVALAIGMGIQNFPEGTAVSMPLRRDGMSRAKSFYYGQLSGAVEPLAAILGVLAVTVMEPLLPYALSFAAGAMIFVVAEEVIPGSQENGNKDLASMWLMIGFTIMMILDVALG